The Nicotiana sylvestris chromosome 6, ASM39365v2, whole genome shotgun sequence genomic sequence gggcTGCGGTTcccatagcagacttgaggaaattaTTCGACAGGCttaggaggtacaatttgaagttgaaccccgcaaagtgtgcatttggggttcctgcaggaaagttactgggattcattgtcagtcaccGAGAGATCGAGCAACATCCGACTAGAGTCAAatctattcaggagttaccaccacccaaaagcaagaaggatgtgatgagcttcacAGCgtggctcaactacatcagccgattcataacACAGTCcatagtaatatgtgaacccatcttcaagatgctgaggaaatatgtcgagacaagttggaccgaggattgtcataaagtttttgacaagatcaaggaattcCTATCGACAccgccagttctggtcccgctagAACCTGGATGATCTTTGCTGATTTATCTATCTGTGTTAGATGGAGCCTTtgaatgtgttttgggacaacatgatgagacaggaagaaatgagcaagccatatattacctgagtaagaaattcacaccttatgaagcacggtattccTTGCTTGAACGCACCTACtgcgctttgacctggacaacccagaaattgaggcattatttctgtgcatACACAACATACcttatatccaggatggatcctctgtagtacatattttagaagcccatgcctacgggtaagttggctaaatggcacatattattgagtgagtttgacatcatctatgtgactcaaaaggcagtcaaaggaTAGGCACTGGTAGATCACCTAGCTGAAAATTCGGTGGGAGGAGATTACGAAcccttaaaaatgtattttcctgatgaaaaagTATAATGCATAGGGgaagacattactgaagcatatgatggttggaggatgttctttgacggggctacaaatttcaaaggattaggcattggagcagttttggtgtaagaaatgggtcagcattgtcccgtatctgctaaactcagatttccctgcaccaacaacatggcagaatactAGGCCTGCATGCTGGGGCTCAACATGgaagtcgacatgaacattcaggagttattGGTGttcggtgattcagattttctTGTGCACCAGGTGCAAGGAAAATGGGCTaacaagaattccaagatattgccatatctgcaccatgtgcaggaattgaaaaggaggttcaagaagatagaattctgacatgCGCCttgaattcagaatgagtttgctgatgcattagccactttgtcatcaatgatacaacatctagataagaactatattgaccCTATTCTGGTAAGGATctataatcagccggcatattgtgctcatgtcgaggaagaagtcgatggaaaaccttggttccatgacatcaaggagtacctatcaaaagGTGAATACCCGGAGCATGTAAATCATATTAAAaaacgcacactccggagattgtcaaatcacttcttccacaacagagggaacatgtacagaagaaccccagatttgggtttgctaaggtgtgtcgatgcaaaggaatcttctaagctacttgaggatgtgcatgctgggacatGTGGCGCGGGACAAAAAATGGCTTCAttctggccaagaagatactcagggcaggttacttttggatgactatggagatagattgtattcagtatgtccgcaaatgctttcaatttcaagtacatgcagacatgataaaatgccaccaaatgagctcaatgcaacaatctcaccttggccatttgccACCTAGAAAATTGATGTTCTTGGTTCGATTGAGCCCACGGCTTCAAACGGACatcggtttattctggtagccattgattactttacaaaatgggtagaagttgcatcttacaaagctgtaacaaAGAAGGTCatcacagattttgtcaaggatcgtattgtctgctGATTCGGGGTTCCTAagtccattatcactgacaaCGCCgtcaacctcaatagtgacttgatgaaagctatatgtgaaaccttcaaaatcaagcacacgAATTCCACCGCCTACTGAccttagatgaacggagccgtagaagccgccaacaataacattaagaagatactaaggaaaatggtagagaatcacaagcagTGGCATTAGAAGTTAACCTTTGATATGTTAGGGTACCAAACCACAGTTcgtacatcaaccggggcaaccctctacatgttggtttatggtaccaaggttgtcatcccagccgaggtagagattccttctttaagagtcatacaggaagaTGAACTCAGCGATGCGGAATGGGTAAGAAGCCACTATGAACAGTTGGCCCTTAtcaatggaaaaagaatgaacgcagtgTGCCACAGCCAACtgtatcagaatagaatgtccagagctttcaacgaaagggtcaaaccaagacagttcgcaccaggacagctggtattaaagaagatttttccacaccaagatgaagccaaagggaaattctctcccaattggcaaggTCCGTATATGGTTCACAAAGTGCTAAcaagaggagcactcatacttggaGAGATGGATGGAGAGATATGGCCAAAACACATTAATTCGGACGTAgttaagagatactatgcctatattATTTCATAATTTTCTTTCTTGATGTATTGAACCACGGTTGAccggattcctgtttaagaggggatacgtaggaagccttgtaggttcggtcatatcataataaaattttcatttaccCCAAAATCAGaagctggggcagaattttgaggagggtcctcaaaattccggagcaagtccaaccAACGCCATCACATGTTAGGAAGCCAGTAATCAATCAAGAACTAGGGCAGAactttgagaaggattctcaaaatttcaaagaagtttaagCAAGGTCCACCATCCGCAAACGGTTACAAAACATCTACCAAACTTGGGCAGAATTATGAGGAGGACCCTCACAATTCCAATACAAGAGacctgcaatgcctttgaaatgtgtcacagtcgctagttcatcaaagttacttgatatatcaaaaACGATCCTACTTTTAtcaacaaatgcatattttttgaaaattctatTTTTATAACAGTCAGGTGCTACCTAGTAAAACGCAAAGGGGGCTTACAGAGCAAAGCGGAGCAAGGCCGGCAGACAAAcaaagaaccaacctcccctcatgaaACTTATGATTTTTTTTAACGCAGGAATTTGACGATAGCTTTCGTACACAGAGGAGATTCACCATCTATCCAGTCATCAGACATTGAACACATCCTAGCTAAGACACTCTACCCTTATCTGCtattttctctttgcatgagtctaatctcttactccacatttgcatgagtctaagctctGACTCCGcattttgcatgaggttaagccctgcctccatatttgcataaggctaagcgctACCTTCTATTGCATGAGTCAaagccttgactccacattttgcatgagtctaatccttgactccacattttgcatgagtctaatccttgactccacatttgcatgagtctaatcctcgACTCCATAGTTAAAtcggactaagccatgtcccccattttgcatgaggctaagacctgcctccatacttgcataaggctaagctctgtcctCCATTTGCATGGGACAAAGCCCTGTCCTGCATCTTctatgaggttaagctctacctccatattcgccttctctttgcatgagactaagccctgtatCCATTCCtccatgagtctaatctctgactccatatttgcatgaggctaatccttgcctcatcatttgcataataataacccttgcctccccacttgcgCATGACTAAAAAATGTCCCTCTTTGCACCAATGTTGCTCTATTTTCTACTACTATCTACCtacttttcaatcgggctaagcccTTCCCTCCATTTCGCAAGACTAAGCCTCGTCCAAGGGCGTCATAGTttaaaggcaccatcctcatagcctgaataCATCATGCCATGGCCCGAGGATCtctcaaacttgcatatcattattcaaaggcgtcatggttcggaggcaccattttcatggcctgaGAATATTATtgcatggcctgcaaatccctaattaaacaattcatggcccaggatgtcatggtccaaggacgtcatatttaaccgtccgaagacaaccttcattgtccaaagagaatttgcatcatgtttaaatttttgcaaatacgtttgtagcataTTTTGTATATAGGTAACCAGTGAGCAACTGCTATTCTAGAAGtagcaatcccgctccagttcccccCAACCGTCCCGAGCCTTAAACGCTCACCATAGCCGCTATCTTGTGTCCGTTCTTACAaaaatttcatcggcatactccgcaggtGAATCCAGAATTATACATGGCCTGATTCTTCTAAagacaaggatatgtaggcaactcaaagacAGAATctcggcctctgtctttcaaaataACCTGtccagtcaaaattggccatcatttctttacccgaaaactctttcatccttcccgggtaaagaggggcagctgttgatacccaattttccctatatattttaaatatgcataaataccttcaaaatatcatatatatgcatatataagtatgcccaaggtttttattatttttcccgtAATTTTAAGGgttcaaatttatttattttcttcctttttatccataaaatcctcaataattatttccaaaattatttttttgataattcatctattggatttatatatatttgccaaaatatggctaagttaatttttatatattattgCAATtacattttagtattttttaagctaaattgcatataattacaaagTTAGCACATTTTGAGATCGaattatgttttacatgcataaaattggatcttgtatttttaaattgttaattatgtattctAAATCATTTTTGCACCTTAAATTATTGTCCAGAAGTTACCTATTATTTTCTATAAATCAAAAtagggaaattggctatttaaataatagctaAATTTgactttcaattatagccaaatcggaccccaattcccagcccaatATTATAATTAAAACATGACCAAGGCCCCAACTATTCTTACCAGACCCAGGCCATcccaaatcctggtcgttgatcttttagaacAACGGCCCTTataattcctttcctttttaatttccaaacGGGCCCTTataattcctttcctttttaatttccaaacGCCCCCAACCCTAATTCATTTCTCCAAAGGCATCGCCTTCAGATGCTTTCTCACCTCCACTCCTCTCTCAAACTTAACCCTAGACTCCTCCACTCCCCTCCGTCTCTGGTCATCTCCGGCGACTATCTTTTTcaacccaagcctccaatgggtctctcatcactccgctcatcatctctaaggccttcaaggaTTCTAGGCCATGTCGATTTTGACCTAGGGTTTTTGTTTCTGTCCGTTATgggttctccggtgtgattttgggcaaaatcacaccttgTATGTCACGATCGGTGAAGTTACAACAGGTTCTTTTGATTTTTAACTTGGGTTTCcattttgaaaccctaactccctcctgaatctctcagatctatgttatttttattctttaaGCCTACTTCCTTCTGTGATTTACTTATTCTTAAACTTTCTTCTAAAAATCTTCAACTCTAAACCGTTTTTACTCCCTctgaaaactagggttttcggagTTAAttctatacctgtttcaactgatttcttcatgattaaacctttttcccTTGTTTATCTTGACTGATCCTATGTTGTTATTGCTTTTTAACTCAAactctgttaaaagccctaatttttttaaagagattttctttacttgtttctgtgagtcagcatgattttctttacttgtttctgtgtgttggcctgattttctttacttttttctGTGTGCTGGTCTGATTTTCTTTACCTGTTtctatgtgttagcatgattttctttacttgtttctgtgtgttggccTGATTTTCTTTACCTATTTCAGTGTGTTAGCTTGGATTTCTTTACTCTGCttttgtgtgttagcatgattttttcttcatttttggtcTCATGGTTAGCATGATTCTCTTTGCCCTGGCTCTGTGTATTAGCATGATTTTCTTCGCCTTGGTTTTGTTTATCTCTCATGGTCgccatgcttcgaatatgttctgCTGAATCTCTAGCCTACTTACATCACCTCTACATGACTATGTTTGCTCATCTCTTGTTCCTTTCTGCCTATATAATCGACCTTGTTTATTTGCTATTTCTGTTCAATCTTCTCAATTTATATGTTGAGGTATGCAGAACCATGACTGcccatgattgattctgattttccttaacttttggtaattgaaagattttccttcaaAGTCGTAGAATTTTACTTGTCTGTTTTGAATTAACTGATtttgttaccttatttactatggtaCTTGGTTTTATatagtctttccttaattgggtctttctgaatttggtcctaattgactactctaTGCCTAATGAACCCTGTCCCCTTTCCTTCTTTAATTACGTACTGATTCTTCTTTCCCGCTTATATGGTATTGAATCTTCCCATTTGGCCTTGACTCCCTTAactcaaggaagtacttccttgattctgtGAAGTGATTGATTCTGGGTTCTTAAATTTttatactactatgatttttaccttattccactacctactttcaaTTATAAATACTCTAAGTATTCCATAAACAACACATATACTTGGCTTTCAAAACCCCCTCTCTTACTTAAAATCTCTGTGTTATTCTACTACTATT encodes the following:
- the LOC138870573 gene encoding uncharacterized protein, with the translated sequence MEVDMNIQELLVFGDSDFLVHQNEFADALATLSSMIQHLDKNYIDPILVRIYNQPAYCAHVEEEVDGKPWFHDIKEYLSKGEYPEHVNHIKKRTLRRLSNHFFHNRGNMYRRTPDLGLLRCVDAKESSKLLEDVHAGTCGAGQKMASFWPRRYSGQVTFG